The DNA window TCTTCTATAATCCGGTTGTTCCATTTAGCCAAGGGCATGAATTTTGATAGACCCCACTGAATTGGCTGTGTTGGCTGTGTATGTACAGGACGCAAAGCCCTGTCCTTTTTATATGCGTACAGGATTATGTAAATATGGATATGCTTGCAAGTTCCATCATCCCCAGCCTACATTAGCTGCTGCAAATGTCTTACCTGTAGTAGGACCCGTCTATGGTTCAGGCGGCTCTGCTGGTGTTTCTTCACCTGTTGTATCATCTGAAAGTGTTTCAGCTGCATCCTTATCAAAGGCAACTTATTTTGCTAGCACTCTCCAAGTTCCACATAGCTACATGCCGTTATTTATACCTCAGTCGCAAGGATGGAACACATATATGGTATGCCATTTTCGTTGAAGGCATTTTTGGTTAATTTTTCGGGATCATCTTATTATGCATTCCATTTTCCGATTGCTAGGGAAATGCCAGTCCGTTGTCTGTCACTAGTGTCCTAACTGGACCAGTACCGAGCGGGCATCTATCTGTCTCCTATCTCCCGGAAAGACCGGATCAACCGGAATGCCGGTATTTCATGGAGCACGGTAATTGTAAATACGGATCAGAGTGCAAATATCACCATCCTAGAGAAAAGCTCACACAATTAGTTTCAACTTCTCTTGGTCCACTCGGTCTTCCTCTAAGACCCGTAAGTTTCTCATTATATATACGTTACTAGGTTTTGTTGGTTCGTAATTGTGATGGTTCGACATCTGTTTAAATGCAGGGCCAGCCCGTGTGTTCGTATTATAGCATGTATGGACTTTGCAAATATGGCCCTACCTGCCGATTTGACCACCCCATGGACGGGCACAACTACGCATACAGCCTCAGTGTCCCTCCTCCGGCCTTTACTTACTTGTCTCCGACCCCATATCAGAGTACATCGTTGCCCATAGCCGACATCTCCCCAACCAAATCATCCAAGTTGAGTGACTGGATCAAAAAGGAAGCAACTGCTAACAAGCATAATCAGAACTCAAACACCAAGAGCACTGGGGAGTCACTCGACCAGTCCGATTCGCTCCCACACTCGTCGAAGGCCTCGTCCGAGGTTCATCACGGCGAGTCTGACTGAGGCTCTGTCGCCAGTAACCCCTCCATCACCCTCTCAGTGGTGGTCTATTTTTGGCTGATCTTTTTTTCCTAAAACTCTCATACTGTTactatgaaattttattttgaagacTTATGCACatggttttattttttatgtcagtattcctttgttttttttcttaatctttttGGGAGGATCTTATTTCTTAAACTCTCATATACTACTATGAAATTTTTTGGGAAGACTAATGcagatgtttttatttttttataaatatttctctttctcttaatCTTTTTGGGCGGGTGAGCTGAAAGCAAAATGAAAGAGTTAATCAAATGGTTAATGCGCGCAAATTTCATACTCACTACTATTCTTCTAttatttgataatttaattttttattttcttggttCTATTTAACCGAAAAATTGACAAATATATAATCCTACAAAAGGCAAATATATTCATTTAATTTGTGCATATAGAATGGTAACGGCAGCCGTAGATACTACTAAAGCTAGTTTTTTTAATCTACACTTATATTTTTGTTGTCAttaataatagtactagtactgTATATATGTagcttgaaataaaataaagtggaattaattaatgtggatATGAAAGTTGTTGTAGTTGTTGCATATTGTGTTAATGTGAATAATACGagttttattaaatgaaatcaACTCAATAGAAATATGGAtttcataaaatagaaa is part of the Salvia splendens isolate huo1 chromosome 6, SspV2, whole genome shotgun sequence genome and encodes:
- the LOC121809632 gene encoding zinc finger CCCH domain-containing protein 3-like, whose protein sequence is MPGNRKFSRNGSASDRVEEAMRRLKVEESGENGGAGDELGSYPDRPGEPDCIYYLRTGSCGYGSDCRFNHPSSAGQVYGVKTSNELPERAGQPDCGHYLKTGTCKYGSTCRYHHPKDRQADFVLNMLGLPMRQDAKPCPFYMRTGLCKYGYACKFHHPQPTLAAANVLPVVGPVYGSGGSAGVSSPVVSSESVSAASLSKATYFASTLQVPHSYMPLFIPQSQGWNTYMGNASPLSVTSVLTGPVPSGHLSVSYLPERPDQPECRYFMEHGNCKYGSECKYHHPREKLTQLVSTSLGPLGLPLRPGQPVCSYYSMYGLCKYGPTCRFDHPMDGHNYAYSLSVPPPAFTYLSPTPYQSTSLPIADISPTKSSKLSDWIKKEATANKHNQNSNTKSTGESLDQSDSLPHSSKASSEVHHGESD